The following coding sequences lie in one Niabella agricola genomic window:
- the ccoS gene encoding cbb3-type cytochrome oxidase assembly protein CcoS — MNIIIITAIVSLLIAVIFLAGLIWSIKDGQFEDDYAPPNRILFEEKNASKNK, encoded by the coding sequence ATGAATATCATCATCATCACCGCCATTGTAAGTCTCCTGATCGCTGTCATTTTTTTGGCAGGCCTGATCTGGAGCATAAAAGACGGACAATTTGAAGATGACTATGCACCGCCCAACCGCATCCTGTTTGAAGAAAAAAACGCATCAAAAAATAAATAA